A portion of the Carettochelys insculpta isolate YL-2023 chromosome 26, ASM3395843v1, whole genome shotgun sequence genome contains these proteins:
- the LOC142001861 gene encoding potassium voltage-gated channel subfamily A member 2, producing the protein MTVATGDPTDEAAALAGHPQDTYNPETDHECCERVVINISGLRFETQLKTLAQFPETLLGDPKKRMRYFDPLRNEYFFDRNRPSFDAILYYYQSGGRLRRPVNVPLDIFSEEIRFYELGEEAMEMFREDEGYIKEEERPLPENEFQRQVWLLFEYPESSGPARIIAIVSVMVILISIVSFCLETLPVFRDENEDMHGSGVSHHLYSNSTTGFQQSTSFTDPFFIVETLCIIWFSFEFLVRFFACPSKAGFFTNIMNIIDIVAIIPYFITLGTELAEKPEDGQQGQQAMSLAILRVIRLVRVFRIFKLSRHSKGLQILGQTLKASMRELGLLIFFLFIGVILFSSAVYFAEADESESQFPSIPDAFWWAVVSMTTVGYGDMVPTTIGGKIVGSLCAIAGVLTIALPVPVIVSNFNYFYHRETEGEEQAQYLQVTSCPKIPSSPDLKKSRSASTISKSDYMEIQEGVNNSNEDFREENLKTANCTLANTNYVNITKMLTDV; encoded by the coding sequence ATGACAGTTGCTACCGGAGACCCCACAGATGAAGCGGCAGCTTTGGCGGGGCATCCTCAGGACACGTATAACCCTGAAACGGATCATGAGTGCTGCGAGAGGGTGGTCATCAACATCTCGGGGCTCCGCTTTGAAACACAACTCAAGACTCTAGCTCAGTTTCCAGAGACTTTACTAGGGGATCCTAAAAAGAGAATGAGATATTTCGACCCTCTCCGGAATGAGTATTTCTTTGACCGAAATAGACCCAGTTTTGATGCTATTTTGTACTACTACCAATCAGGTGGCAGGTTGAGGAGGCCTGTTAATGTGCCCTTAGACATCTTCTCGGAGGAGATCAGGTTTTATGAACTTGGGGAAGAAGCCATGGAGATGTTCCGGGAGGATGAAGGCTACATTAAGGAAGAAGAAAGACCTTTACCAGAGAATGAGTTCCAGAGGCAAGTTTGGCTGCTCTTTGAGTATCCGGAAAGCTCAGGTCCTGCCAGGATTATAGCGATTGTCTCCGTCATGGTGATTTTAATCTCCATCGTGAGCTTCTGCCTGGAAACGCTGCCCGTTTTTCGGGATGAGAACGAAGACATGCATGGCAGTGGGGTGAGCCACCACCTTTACTCCAACAGTACCACGGGCTTTCAGCAATCCACCTCTTTCACAGACCCTTTCTTTATAGTAGAGACTCTCTGTATCATTTGGTTCTCCTTCGAGTTCTTGGTAAGGTTTTTTGCCTGCCCCAGCAAGGCCGGTTTTTTTACCAACATCATGAACATTATTGACATTGTCGCCATCATCCCCTACTTCATCACGCTAGGGACCGAACTGGCTGAGAAACCAGAGGATGGCCAACAAGGCCAGCAGGCCATGTCCCTGGCCATCCTTCGAGTCATCCGGTTGGTGCGGGTTTTTAGGATCTTCAAACTGTCCAGGCACTCGAAAGGGCTGCAGATCCTGGGGCAGACCCTCAAAGCCAGCATGAGAGAACTAGGCCTTCTgatatttttcctcttcattggCGTCATCCTCTTTTCCAGTGCGGTCTACTTTGCAGAAGCTGATGAGAGCGAGTCGCAGTTTCCCAGCATCCCGGACGCATTCTGGTGGGCAGTGGTTTCCATGACCACAGTCGGCTATGGAGACATGGTCCCCACGACCATCGGCGGGAAAATAGTGGGATCCTTATGCGCCATTGCTGGTGTGTTAACGATTGCCTTACCAGTGCCGGTCATAGTGTCCAACTTCAACTACTTCTACCACCGCgagacagaaggagaggagcaggccCAATATTTGCAAGTGACCAGCTGCCCAAAGATTCCTTCTTCCCCTGACCTAAAGAAAAGCAGAAGTGCCTCCACTATTAGTAAGTCTGATTATATGGAGATACAGGAAGGTGTAAACAATAGTAATGAAGACTTTCGAGAGGAGAACTTGAAGACAGCCAACTGCACCTTGGCGAACACAAATTATGTTAATATCACCAAAATGCTAACTGATGTCTAG